One Mesorhizobium sp. J428 DNA segment encodes these proteins:
- a CDS encoding CaiB/BaiF CoA-transferase family protein has protein sequence MSKPPLSGIRVIELARILAGPWAGQVLADLGADVIKVENPDGGDDTRKWGPPFVTAKDGANLSAAYYHSTNRGKRSIGIDFTTPEGAETLRKLIADADVLIENFKVGGLKKYGFDYDSVKALNPRLVYCSITGFGQTGPYAPRAGYDFIIQGMSGMMSITGEAGREPQKAGVAISDIFTGLYSVIAIQAALRHAEATGEGQHIDMALYDTQISVLGNQNLNYLVSGKAPIQMGNAHMNIAPYEVLPLADGHFILAAGNDGQFQRFCKVVGLDELPADPDFATNPARVVNRARLREKLVAALASWTRADLLPKLDAAAVPASPINNIAESFADPQAIARGMRIDLPDGHGETLPGVRAPMLFSATPIEYSRPSPRLGEHTAEILAELDQSKERDR, from the coding sequence ATGTCCAAGCCACCGCTCTCCGGCATCCGCGTCATCGAGTTGGCCCGCATCCTCGCCGGCCCCTGGGCCGGACAGGTGCTTGCCGACCTCGGCGCGGACGTGATCAAGGTGGAGAATCCGGACGGCGGTGACGACACCCGCAAATGGGGCCCGCCCTTCGTGACGGCCAAGGACGGCGCCAACCTGTCGGCCGCCTATTACCATTCGACCAACCGCGGCAAACGCTCGATCGGCATCGACTTCACCACGCCCGAGGGCGCCGAGACGCTCAGGAAGCTGATTGCCGACGCCGACGTGCTGATCGAGAACTTCAAGGTCGGCGGCCTGAAGAAATACGGCTTCGACTACGACAGCGTGAAGGCACTCAACCCGCGCCTTGTCTACTGCTCCATCACCGGCTTCGGCCAGACCGGCCCCTACGCGCCGCGCGCCGGCTACGACTTCATCATCCAGGGAATGTCCGGCATGATGTCGATCACCGGCGAGGCAGGCCGCGAGCCGCAGAAGGCGGGCGTCGCGATCTCCGACATCTTCACCGGCCTCTATTCCGTCATCGCCATCCAGGCGGCCCTTCGCCATGCCGAAGCGACCGGCGAGGGCCAGCACATAGATATGGCACTCTACGACACGCAGATCTCGGTGCTCGGCAACCAGAACCTCAACTATCTCGTCTCCGGCAAAGCGCCGATCCAGATGGGCAACGCTCACATGAACATCGCGCCCTACGAGGTACTGCCGCTGGCCGATGGCCACTTCATCCTCGCGGCGGGTAATGACGGGCAGTTCCAGCGCTTCTGCAAGGTTGTCGGCCTCGACGAACTGCCCGCCGATCCCGATTTCGCGACCAATCCTGCGCGCGTGGTCAACCGCGCCCGCCTGCGCGAAAAGCTGGTCGCCGCGCTCGCCTCGTGGACCCGCGCCGACCTGCTGCCGAAGCTTGACGCGGCCGCGGTGCCGGCGAGCCCGATCAACAACATCGCCGAGAGCTTCGCCGACCCGCAGGCGATCGCGCGCGGCATGCGGATTGACCTCCCCGACGGCCACGGCGAGACGTTGCCCGGGGTGCGCGCGCCGATGCTGTTCTCGGCGACCCCGATCGAATACTCTCGCCCCTCGCCGAGGCTCGGAGAGCACACGGCGGAAATCCTGGCTGAACTCGACCAAAGCAAGGAACGCGATCGATGA
- a CDS encoding LysE family translocator, with the protein MSVWTLLAFSAVAFIAIATPGPTVLLALANGSRFGFRRAAWGMAGAATSDFVLVGAAAIGLGALLAASEFWFAVVKWVGVAYLAWLGIQLLRSRGSLDPAALASTDQLRGSPRALFGKSFFVAVTNPKGYLFVSAFLPQFVSASGPQLPQYAVLAILFAAIDVAVMAMYAGFGAQAVRVLTRGGLVWLDRACGGALLALAGSLAFYRKAA; encoded by the coding sequence ATGAGCGTCTGGACTCTCCTGGCCTTCTCCGCCGTCGCCTTCATCGCCATTGCCACGCCCGGCCCGACGGTGCTGCTGGCGCTTGCCAACGGGTCGCGCTTCGGCTTCCGCCGCGCGGCATGGGGAATGGCCGGGGCCGCGACGTCGGACTTCGTTCTGGTCGGCGCGGCGGCAATCGGCCTCGGTGCGCTGCTCGCCGCATCCGAGTTCTGGTTCGCGGTCGTCAAATGGGTCGGCGTTGCCTACCTCGCCTGGCTCGGCATCCAGCTTCTGCGGTCGCGCGGCAGCCTCGATCCCGCGGCCCTCGCCTCGACAGACCAGCTTCGCGGGTCGCCGCGCGCGCTGTTCGGGAAGAGCTTCTTTGTCGCGGTGACGAACCCCAAGGGATACCTCTTCGTCTCGGCTTTCCTGCCGCAGTTCGTGTCCGCCTCTGGCCCTCAGCTTCCCCAATATGCGGTCCTGGCCATCCTCTTCGCTGCGATCGACGTGGCGGTGATGGCCATGTACGCGGGCTTCGGCGCGCAGGCGGTGCGCGTGCTGACGCGCGGCGGCCTGGTCTGGCTCGACCGCGCCTGCGGCGGTGCGCTTCTGGCGCTTGCCGGCTCCCTCGCCTTCTATCGCAAGGCGGCCTGA
- a CDS encoding thiamine pyrophosphate-binding protein yields MKTGGQLIVDCLEANGVERIYSVPGESYLAVLDALHDSKIANIVCRQEGGAAMMADCEGRLTGKPGICFVTRGPGATNASAGIHISRQDSNPVVMFVGQVARGNLEREAFQEVDYRAFFGSMAKWVVEIDDARRIPELVTRAFAVATSGRPGPVIVALPEDMLTDEVEAPVPLPFVPVDSAPGEAEMAATVALLEKAERPFVILGGTRWTADAVKAMCGALERWKLPAGCSFRRQALCDQLHVSYAGDIGIGINPKLGDYIKKSDLILLVGCRFGEMPSADYTLMKSPYPDQKLVHIYPDPHELGRVYRPTVAINATPAAFAHALARTTPRATPVWANRTAEMHEDYLAWSTPPADGPGPVKIGPIMAWLEEHLPKDAIIANGAGNFATWIHRFHRFRSFNSQAAPTSGSMGYGVPGGVAAKLTFPEREVIVWAGDGDFLMNGQEFATAIQYGAPIIVVILNNGIYGTIRMHQEREYPGRVSGTTLQNPDFAALARAYGGHGETVAKTDEFAPAFERARASGKPSIIEIKLDPEAITPTRTLTQIREGK; encoded by the coding sequence ATGAAGACCGGCGGACAGCTCATCGTCGACTGCCTCGAAGCCAACGGCGTCGAACGCATCTATTCGGTACCCGGCGAGAGTTATCTCGCCGTGCTGGACGCGCTGCATGACTCGAAGATCGCGAACATCGTCTGCCGCCAGGAAGGCGGGGCCGCGATGATGGCGGATTGCGAAGGCCGCCTGACCGGAAAACCGGGCATCTGCTTCGTCACCCGCGGCCCCGGCGCCACCAACGCATCGGCCGGGATCCACATATCGCGGCAAGATTCCAATCCGGTCGTCATGTTCGTCGGCCAGGTCGCACGCGGCAATCTCGAGCGCGAGGCGTTTCAGGAGGTCGACTACCGGGCCTTCTTCGGCTCGATGGCCAAATGGGTGGTCGAGATCGACGACGCCCGCCGTATTCCCGAACTCGTCACCCGCGCCTTCGCCGTCGCCACCTCCGGACGCCCGGGCCCGGTGATCGTTGCCCTGCCGGAAGATATGCTGACCGACGAGGTGGAAGCGCCGGTGCCCCTGCCCTTCGTGCCGGTGGACAGCGCGCCCGGCGAGGCGGAGATGGCCGCCACCGTCGCCCTGCTGGAAAAGGCCGAGCGGCCCTTCGTCATCCTCGGCGGCACGCGTTGGACAGCCGACGCGGTCAAGGCCATGTGCGGCGCGCTGGAGCGGTGGAAGCTTCCCGCCGGCTGCTCCTTCCGCCGCCAGGCGCTCTGCGACCAGCTTCACGTCTCCTACGCGGGCGACATCGGTATCGGCATCAACCCGAAGCTCGGCGACTATATCAAGAAGTCCGACCTGATCCTGCTCGTCGGCTGCCGCTTCGGTGAAATGCCGTCCGCCGACTACACATTGATGAAGAGCCCCTATCCCGACCAGAAGCTGGTTCACATCTATCCCGACCCGCACGAACTCGGCCGCGTCTATCGCCCGACCGTCGCGATCAACGCCACGCCGGCAGCGTTTGCCCACGCCCTGGCCAGGACTACACCGCGAGCCACGCCGGTCTGGGCGAACCGAACTGCCGAGATGCATGAAGACTACCTCGCATGGTCGACGCCGCCGGCCGACGGCCCCGGTCCGGTCAAGATCGGTCCGATCATGGCCTGGCTGGAGGAACACCTGCCGAAGGATGCGATCATCGCCAACGGCGCCGGCAACTTCGCCACCTGGATTCACAGGTTCCACCGCTTCCGCAGCTTCAACTCGCAGGCCGCCCCCACCTCGGGCTCCATGGGCTACGGCGTGCCGGGCGGCGTCGCCGCCAAGCTGACGTTTCCCGAACGCGAGGTCATTGTCTGGGCCGGCGACGGCGACTTCCTGATGAACGGCCAGGAGTTCGCAACAGCAATCCAGTATGGCGCACCGATCATCGTCGTGATCCTCAACAACGGCATCTACGGCACGATCCGCATGCATCAGGAGCGCGAATATCCCGGCCGCGTCTCCGGCACGACATTGCAGAATCCGGACTTCGCGGCCCTCGCCCGCGCCTATGGCGGCCACGGCGAAACGGTGGCGAAGACGGACGAATTCGCGCCCGCCTTCGAGCGGGCCCGCGCCAGCGGCAAGCCGTCGATTATCGAGATCAAGCTCGACCCCGAAGCGATCACGCCGACGCGCACGCTGACCCAGATTCGCGAAGGAAAGTAG
- a CDS encoding helix-turn-helix domain-containing protein: protein MDISGIRLHNPRMDVRKAPNDVPEYRLYREAREEAADFWIHCEPLPERSRLHRFEIATHRHPSLFQMFLVTEGEGEVLDGRSVTRLAAPCILFIPSGAVHGFRFSPSVGGIVVTALADRLVSLASADRHIAAFADAVRVLSVADGIDDILLRIDSEMRDRPVGRAAALEALTALAVVGLARIWAAERSDDAAAPDIQSSRAQMLETLVAAHYRHGLPAAFYAERMGVSVSQLNRIARAVTGQTLQGLIVRRVTEAACRDLVFTPTPVNRIAESLGFADPAYFNRFFRRQTGLTPGAYRATERGRLAPPESA from the coding sequence ATGGACATTTCGGGCATAAGACTGCACAATCCGCGCATGGATGTCCGGAAAGCTCCCAACGACGTTCCCGAATACCGGCTCTATCGCGAGGCGCGCGAGGAGGCGGCCGACTTCTGGATCCATTGCGAACCGCTGCCGGAACGCTCGCGGCTGCACCGCTTCGAGATCGCCACGCACCGACACCCGTCGCTGTTCCAGATGTTCCTGGTGACAGAGGGCGAGGGTGAGGTACTCGACGGCCGCTCGGTGACGCGGCTTGCAGCGCCCTGCATTCTCTTCATCCCTTCCGGGGCGGTGCACGGCTTCCGCTTCTCGCCGTCGGTGGGCGGCATCGTCGTGACGGCTCTGGCGGACCGGCTGGTCTCGCTGGCTTCAGCGGACAGGCACATCGCAGCCTTTGCGGATGCGGTGCGTGTCCTTTCCGTCGCGGATGGTATCGACGACATCCTCCTGCGCATCGACTCGGAGATGCGCGACCGGCCGGTCGGACGCGCGGCGGCGCTGGAGGCACTGACGGCGCTCGCTGTGGTCGGCCTAGCGCGGATCTGGGCTGCCGAGCGCTCCGACGACGCAGCGGCGCCCGACATCCAGAGTTCGCGCGCGCAGATGCTGGAGACGCTGGTGGCCGCGCATTACCGTCACGGCCTGCCGGCGGCGTTCTATGCCGAGCGGATGGGTGTCTCCGTCTCCCAGCTCAACCGCATCGCGCGCGCGGTCACGGGACAGACATTGCAGGGGCTGATCGTGCGGCGCGTCACCGAGGCGGCCTGCCGCGACCTCGTCTTCACGCCGACGCCGGTGAACCGCATCGCGGAATCGCTCGGATTTGCCGATCCAGCCTATTTCAACCGTTTCTTCCGGCGGCAGACGGGACTGACACCGGGAGCGTATCGCGCGACGGAGAGGGGACGGCTTGCGCCGCCCGAGTCGGCTTGA
- the pobA gene encoding 4-hydroxybenzoate 3-monooxygenase, translating into MRTQVAIIGSGPSGLLLGQLLSDAGIDNVILERSSKAHVLERIRAGVLEEGTCDLLDRAGAGERMRREGLPHDGFDLTFDGKRHRIDLHDLTGGRRVMVYGQTEVTKDLMDRREATGGKTFYEAADVEPRDFAGERPYLTFRHGGVEHRLNCDFIAGCDGYHGASRKAVPADAIQLFERVYPFGWLGIIAEVPPVNHELIYANHPRGFALCSMRSHTRSRYYVQVASDEKVENWSDERFWDEIRRRLPPATADAMTIGPSIEKSVAPLRSFVAEPMRFGKMFLVGDAAHIVPPTGAKGLNLAASDVHYLFEGLREFYLDKSTAGVDAYSARALSRVWKAERFSWWMTSLMHLLPDNGPFGQRIQEAELGYLANSRAASTALAENYVGLPY; encoded by the coding sequence TTGCGAACCCAGGTCGCCATCATCGGCTCTGGCCCGTCAGGGCTGCTTCTCGGTCAACTGCTCTCTGATGCGGGCATCGACAACGTCATCCTCGAACGCTCGTCGAAGGCGCACGTCCTTGAGCGCATCCGTGCCGGCGTTCTCGAAGAAGGCACCTGCGATCTACTCGACCGCGCCGGCGCCGGCGAACGCATGCGCCGCGAGGGATTGCCGCATGACGGCTTCGACCTGACCTTCGACGGCAAGCGCCACCGCATCGACCTGCACGACCTGACGGGCGGCAGGCGGGTCATGGTCTATGGCCAGACCGAGGTGACGAAAGACCTGATGGACCGCCGCGAGGCGACCGGCGGCAAGACCTTTTACGAAGCGGCCGATGTCGAGCCCCGCGACTTCGCCGGCGAGCGCCCCTACCTGACATTCAGGCACGGCGGCGTCGAGCACCGTCTTAACTGCGATTTCATCGCCGGCTGCGACGGCTATCACGGCGCCTCCCGCAAGGCCGTGCCGGCGGATGCGATCCAGCTCTTCGAGCGGGTCTATCCGTTCGGCTGGCTGGGCATCATCGCCGAGGTGCCGCCGGTCAATCACGAGCTGATCTACGCCAATCACCCGCGTGGCTTCGCGCTCTGCTCGATGCGCTCGCACACCCGCTCGCGCTACTATGTCCAGGTCGCCTCCGACGAAAAGGTCGAGAACTGGTCGGATGAACGCTTCTGGGACGAGATACGGCGACGGCTGCCGCCTGCGACGGCCGATGCGATGACCATAGGCCCGTCGATCGAGAAGTCGGTCGCGCCGCTGCGCTCCTTCGTCGCCGAGCCGATGCGCTTCGGGAAGATGTTCCTCGTCGGAGACGCCGCCCACATCGTGCCGCCGACCGGCGCCAAGGGCTTGAATCTCGCCGCGAGCGATGTCCATTATCTCTTTGAAGGACTTCGGGAATTCTATCTCGACAAATCGACCGCCGGCGTCGACGCCTACTCGGCACGCGCCCTGTCACGCGTCTGGAAGGCGGAGCGGTTCTCCTGGTGGATGACCTCGCTGATGCATCTCTTGCCGGACAACGGCCCCTTCGGCCAGCGCATCCAGGAGGCGGAACTCGGCTATCTGGCGAATTCCCGCGCGGCATCGACGGCCCTTGCGGAGAACTATGTCGGTCTGCCCTACTAG
- the pcaC gene encoding 4-carboxymuconolactone decarboxylase, whose product MSNEDGKEDRIETGMKTRRLVLGDAWVDAANARRTEFDSDFQDYITGMAWNDVWSRPGLTKRERSMITIALLAGLGQWDEVAMHTRATLNTGASRDDLREVMFHVAVYAGVPAANHAIKVMKQVFAEIDAKV is encoded by the coding sequence ATGAGCAATGAGGACGGCAAGGAGGATCGGATCGAAACGGGCATGAAGACCCGCCGTTTGGTGCTGGGTGACGCCTGGGTCGACGCGGCGAATGCGCGCCGCACCGAGTTCGATTCCGACTTCCAGGACTATATCACCGGCATGGCCTGGAACGACGTCTGGTCGCGCCCCGGCCTGACGAAACGCGAGCGCTCGATGATCACCATCGCGCTGCTGGCCGGCCTCGGCCAGTGGGACGAGGTTGCCATGCATACCAGGGCAACGCTGAACACCGGCGCCAGCCGCGACGACCTGCGCGAGGTGATGTTCCACGTTGCCGTCTATGCTGGCGTGCCCGCGGCCAATCATGCGATCAAGGTCATGAAGCAGGTCTTTGCCGAGATCGACGCAAAAGTCTGA
- the pcaG gene encoding protocatechuate 3,4-dioxygenase subunit alpha: MAQSLNRLKESASQTAGPYVHIGLTPNFAEITGVYSEDLGISMVNERTRGERITVKVRVIDGADTPLKDALVEIWQADAAGLYNSPSEMRGAADPNFTGWGRKATDMTTGECVFETIKPGRVPFRDGRPQAPHITFWVVARGINIGLHTRMYFADEEKANAEDPIFQRIEHKNRIPTLIAPRDGNTYTFDIRLQGEKETIFFDI, from the coding sequence ATGGCCCAGTCGCTCAACCGCCTCAAGGAATCCGCCTCGCAGACCGCCGGGCCATACGTCCATATCGGTCTGACCCCGAATTTCGCCGAGATCACCGGTGTCTATTCCGAGGATCTCGGCATCTCCATGGTCAACGAAAGGACCAGGGGCGAGCGCATTACGGTCAAGGTGCGCGTCATAGACGGCGCCGATACGCCACTGAAGGACGCGCTGGTCGAGATCTGGCAGGCAGATGCCGCCGGCCTCTACAACTCGCCGTCGGAAATGCGTGGCGCCGCCGATCCGAACTTCACCGGCTGGGGCCGTAAAGCCACCGACATGACCACCGGCGAATGCGTCTTCGAGACGATCAAGCCCGGTCGCGTGCCGTTCCGTGACGGCCGCCCGCAGGCGCCGCACATCACCTTCTGGGTCGTCGCGCGCGGCATCAACATCGGCCTACACACCCGGATGTATTTCGCCGACGAGGAAAAGGCCAACGCCGAGGACCCGATCTTCCAGCGCATCGAGCACAAGAACCGCATCCCGACGCTGATCGCGCCGCGGGACGGGAACACCTACACCTTCGACATCCGCTTGCAGGGCGAGAAGGAAACCATCTTCTTCGACATCTGA
- a CDS encoding 3-carboxy-cis,cis-muconate cycloisomerase — protein sequence MTVSPFDHPILSGLLGDAELAGFFSTEAELDAMLRFEATLAEAEGAEGIIPADAAKAIAAVLPRAALHHAALREATQRDGVIVPELVRQLRIAAGQEHGVHVHAGATSQDVIDTGLALRLVGILSILDARLAGLIATLDALGARDGGIETMGHTRMQAAIPVPAARKILSWRDPLIRHRERLAAVRADLEIAHFGGAAGTLEKLGDKGEAVGRRLAAALGLAYVPRPRHSERDGIAALASWLSLVTGSLGKMGQDVALLAQSEVAEVRLAGGGGSSAMPHKVNPVGAEVLVTLARFNATLLSGMHQALVHENERSGTAWTLEWMLLPQMVLAAGAALRTATTLVDGLTFVPKE from the coding sequence ATGACCGTCTCGCCCTTCGACCACCCGATCCTGTCCGGCTTGCTCGGGGACGCCGAGCTTGCCGGCTTCTTCTCGACCGAGGCCGAACTCGACGCGATGCTTCGCTTCGAGGCGACCCTTGCCGAGGCCGAGGGTGCGGAGGGCATCATCCCGGCCGACGCTGCCAAAGCGATCGCCGCCGTCCTGCCGCGGGCAGCGCTTCACCACGCCGCGCTCCGCGAGGCGACGCAGCGCGACGGTGTGATCGTTCCGGAACTCGTGCGTCAACTGCGTATTGCGGCCGGCCAGGAGCATGGCGTGCATGTTCATGCCGGCGCGACAAGCCAGGACGTCATCGACACCGGCCTCGCGCTGCGGCTTGTCGGCATCCTTTCGATCCTCGATGCAAGACTCGCGGGACTGATCGCGACGCTCGACGCGCTCGGCGCCCGCGACGGCGGGATCGAGACCATGGGCCATACCCGCATGCAGGCTGCGATCCCCGTTCCGGCCGCGCGCAAGATCCTGAGCTGGCGCGACCCTCTGATACGCCATCGCGAACGCCTCGCAGCCGTGCGTGCCGATCTCGAGATCGCGCATTTCGGCGGCGCGGCCGGCACGCTGGAAAAACTCGGCGACAAGGGAGAAGCCGTCGGCCGCCGCCTCGCTGCCGCGCTCGGCCTCGCTTACGTTCCTCGCCCGCGCCACAGCGAGCGCGACGGCATCGCAGCGTTGGCGTCCTGGCTGTCGCTGGTCACCGGCAGCCTCGGCAAGATGGGGCAGGACGTGGCGCTGCTGGCGCAGAGCGAGGTCGCGGAGGTGAGGCTCGCGGGCGGCGGCGGCTCTTCCGCCATGCCGCATAAGGTCAATCCGGTCGGCGCGGAAGTGCTCGTCACGCTTGCCCGCTTCAACGCCACCCTTCTGTCGGGCATGCATCAGGCGCTGGTGCACGAGAACGAGCGCTCGGGCACCGCCTGGACGCTGGAATGGATGCTGCTGCCGCAGATGGTCCTCGCGGCGGGTGCCGCCCTGCGAACGGCGACGACGCTGGTCGATGGCCTGACCTTCGTCCCAAAGGAGTGA
- a CDS encoding ABC transporter substrate-binding protein: MKKLIFAMLAGGVSLAAVQAQAADAVTLQLKWVTQAQFAGYYVAKDKGFYDEEGLDVTIKPGGPDIAPEQVIAGGGADVIVDWMGGALAAREKGVGLVNIAQPFKKAGMELVCPKDGPIKTEADFKGHTLGVWFFGNEYPFYAWMNKLGIPTEGGADGVTVLKQSFDVQPLIQKQADCISVMTYNEYWQLIDAGYKPEDLIVFNYTAMGVDLLEDGLYALEDKLKDPAFKEKMVKFVRASMKGWDYAVKNPDEAADIVVENGGQDENHQKRMMGEVAKLIDNADGKLIEAAYDRTAKALLDQKILTKEPSGAWTKEITDAAIK, encoded by the coding sequence ATGAAAAAACTCATCTTCGCAATGCTGGCCGGCGGCGTGTCGCTGGCCGCCGTGCAGGCCCAGGCGGCCGACGCGGTGACGCTGCAGCTCAAATGGGTGACGCAGGCCCAGTTTGCCGGCTACTACGTCGCCAAGGACAAGGGCTTCTACGACGAGGAAGGCCTCGACGTCACGATCAAGCCGGGCGGCCCGGACATCGCGCCCGAACAGGTGATCGCCGGCGGCGGCGCCGACGTGATCGTCGACTGGATGGGCGGCGCACTGGCGGCCCGTGAAAAGGGCGTCGGCCTCGTCAACATCGCCCAGCCGTTCAAGAAGGCCGGCATGGAACTCGTCTGCCCGAAGGACGGCCCGATCAAGACCGAAGCCGACTTCAAGGGCCACACGCTCGGCGTCTGGTTCTTCGGCAACGAGTATCCGTTCTACGCCTGGATGAACAAGCTCGGCATCCCGACCGAAGGTGGCGCTGACGGCGTGACGGTGCTGAAGCAGTCGTTCGACGTGCAGCCGCTGATCCAGAAGCAGGCGGACTGCATCTCGGTGATGACATACAACGAATACTGGCAGCTCATCGACGCCGGCTACAAGCCGGAAGACCTGATCGTGTTCAACTACACGGCCATGGGCGTCGACCTGCTCGAGGACGGGCTCTACGCGCTCGAGGACAAGCTGAAGGACCCGGCCTTCAAGGAGAAGATGGTCAAGTTCGTCCGCGCCTCGATGAAGGGCTGGGACTACGCGGTGAAGAACCCCGACGAGGCGGCCGACATCGTGGTCGAGAACGGCGGCCAGGACGAGAACCACCAGAAGCGCATGATGGGCGAGGTCGCCAAGCTGATCGACAATGCCGATGGCAAGCTGATCGAGGCGGCCTACGACCGCACCGCCAAGGCGCTGCTCGACCAGAAGATCCTGACCAAGGAGCCGTCGGGCGCCTGGACGAAGGAAATCACAGACGCGGCGATCAAGTAA
- a CDS encoding ABC transporter permease, whose amino-acid sequence MSIARVPWQAAVALVLVLLAWFAPGWTTSEIQALSAGESGPPYPYQLTGPLILGLAFLSVLTTLLRPKPWIEAVLLLVLVHVATWLLLSGIAGAEGQALPGFWFMLVALWLCAWRLATVLSSMKIADRTMATVVRLLVPALFGAWLLIIWEAITRGAGIPFILLPPPSAIGAKFAASLPTLMADVRQTIFKSVLIGYTIGCAAGFAVAILADRFLFLRRGLMPIGNMVSALPIIGVAPIMVMWFGFDWHSKAAVVVIMTFFPMLVNTVAGLAAAGHMERDLMRTYAADYWQTLLKLRLPAAAPFIFNALKINSTLALIGAIVAEFFGTPVVGMGFRISTEVGRMNVDMVWAEIAVAALAGSIFYGLLALIERAVTFWHPSVRGG is encoded by the coding sequence ATGAGCATCGCGCGTGTCCCCTGGCAGGCGGCTGTCGCCCTTGTGCTGGTGTTGCTGGCCTGGTTCGCGCCGGGCTGGACGACGAGCGAAATACAGGCCTTGTCGGCCGGGGAGTCCGGTCCGCCTTATCCCTATCAACTGACGGGCCCGCTGATTCTCGGCCTGGCGTTCCTGTCCGTGTTGACAACGCTCCTGCGGCCGAAGCCGTGGATCGAGGCGGTTCTGCTTCTCGTCCTCGTGCATGTCGCGACCTGGCTGCTCCTGAGCGGCATCGCGGGGGCCGAAGGACAGGCGCTGCCGGGGTTCTGGTTCATGCTCGTTGCGCTATGGCTGTGTGCCTGGAGGCTGGCGACCGTTCTCTCGTCCATGAAGATCGCCGACCGGACGATGGCGACCGTGGTGCGGCTCCTGGTGCCCGCGCTGTTCGGCGCCTGGCTCTTGATCATCTGGGAGGCGATCACGCGCGGCGCGGGAATCCCGTTCATCCTCCTGCCGCCGCCGTCCGCGATCGGTGCGAAGTTCGCCGCCTCGCTGCCGACGCTGATGGCAGACGTGCGCCAGACAATCTTCAAGTCCGTGCTGATCGGCTACACGATCGGCTGCGCTGCCGGCTTCGCCGTCGCGATCCTCGCCGACCGGTTCCTGTTCCTCCGGCGCGGGCTCATGCCCATCGGCAACATGGTCTCGGCGCTGCCGATCATCGGCGTCGCTCCGATCATGGTGATGTGGTTCGGCTTCGACTGGCATTCCAAGGCCGCGGTCGTGGTGATCATGACCTTCTTCCCGATGCTGGTGAACACGGTCGCAGGTCTGGCGGCCGCCGGACATATGGAACGCGACCTGATGCGAACCTATGCCGCCGATTATTGGCAGACACTTCTCAAGCTGCGGCTTCCGGCCGCCGCGCCTTTCATCTTCAACGCCTTGAAAATCAACTCAACACTGGCTTTGATTGGCGCTATCGTCGCGGAATTCTTCGGCACGCCGGTGGTCGGCATGGGTTTCCGCATCTCGACCGAAGTCGGCAGGATGAATGTCGACATGGTCTGGGCGGAGATCGCGGTGGCGGCGCTGGCTGGGTCGATCTTCTACGGCTTGCTGGCCCTTATCGAGAGGGCCGTGACGTTCTGGCATCCGTCTGTCCGTGGTGGATAG
- a CDS encoding ABC transporter permease, whose protein sequence is MKSFAERSFPVLVILALIVAAWYIGSYALNAPFQRDLDRRAGETPTTWEFVVKTMTQPKPTLPAPHQVAQNFFENTFLRKVTSNRSLVYHAWVTLSATLMGFAFGTVLGILIAVGIVHVTTLDRSLMPWIIASQTIPILALAPMIIVVLAAVGITGLIPKSLISTYLSFFPVAVGMVKGLRSPEFTHLDLMHTYNASKSQVFWKLRVPASVPYLFTSMKVAVAASLVGAIVGELPTGAVAGIGAKLLSGSYYSQTIDMFAALVAGSVVAMLLVTLVGIAGKVTERLMGARPA, encoded by the coding sequence ATGAAATCTTTCGCCGAACGATCTTTCCCCGTTCTCGTCATCCTCGCGCTGATCGTAGCCGCGTGGTACATCGGCTCATACGCGCTCAACGCCCCGTTCCAGCGCGATCTCGACCGGCGGGCGGGCGAGACGCCGACGACGTGGGAGTTCGTCGTCAAGACGATGACGCAGCCGAAGCCGACACTGCCGGCGCCGCATCAGGTGGCGCAGAATTTCTTCGAGAACACTTTCCTCAGGAAGGTCACGTCCAACCGCAGTCTGGTCTACCACGCCTGGGTGACGCTGTCGGCGACGCTCATGGGCTTCGCCTTCGGGACCGTGCTCGGCATCCTGATTGCCGTCGGTATCGTGCATGTGACGACGCTCGACCGCTCGCTGATGCCGTGGATTATTGCCTCGCAGACGATTCCGATCCTGGCGCTGGCGCCGATGATCATTGTGGTGCTGGCGGCGGTCGGGATCACCGGGCTGATCCCGAAATCGCTGATCTCGACCTATCTGTCCTTCTTCCCGGTCGCCGTGGGCATGGTGAAGGGGCTGCGCTCGCCGGAATTCACCCATCTCGACCTGATGCACACCTACAATGCCTCGAAATCGCAGGTGTTCTGGAAGCTGCGTGTGCCGGCCTCGGTGCCTTACCTGTTCACGTCGATGAAGGTGGCCGTCGCCGCCAGCCTGGTCGGCGCGATCGTCGGCGAATTGCCGACGGGGGCGGTCGCGGGCATCGGCGCCAAGCTGCTCAGCGGCTCCTATTACAGCCAGACGATCGACATGTTCGCTGCCCTCGTCGCCGGCTCCGTCGTCGCGATGCTGCTCGTCACGCTTGTCGGCATCGCCGGCAAGGTGACCGAGCGCCTGATGGGGGCGCGCCCGGCATGA